One window from the genome of Paenibacillus azoreducens encodes:
- a CDS encoding helix-turn-helix domain-containing protein yields the protein MANHSEKSIELLAFGRALRKIRKENKFTQDELSIYSRVDRSYISELENGEKAPSLLTITALARALQVKPSVLIMSYENELDE from the coding sequence GTGGCTAATCATAGTGAAAAATCCATAGAACTTCTTGCCTTCGGCAGAGCTTTGCGAAAAATACGGAAGGAGAATAAGTTTACTCAAGATGAGTTAAGCATTTATTCTCGCGTCGATCGGTCGTATATTAGCGAACTAGAGAACGGCGAAAAAGCGCCCTCTCTGCTAACGATCACTGCATTAGCAAGGGCGCTTCAAGTTAAGCCTTCGGTTTTGATTATGAGTTATGAGAATGAGCTAGATGAATAG